The stretch of DNA GGTTGGAACAACAATCCCACACGAAGTTCTTTCAGAATTCGGTGGAGCTAAAGTATTGTTGAAACCTGCTGTAGAAGGTTCTGGAGTTGCCGCTGGTGGTGCAGTTCGTGCCGTTGTGGAATTGGCAGGTGTGGCAGATATTACATCTAAATCACTTGGTTCTAACACTCCAATCAACATTGTTCGTGCAACTGTTGAAGGTTTGAAACAATTGAAACGCGCTGAAGAAGTTGCTGCCCTTCGTGGTATTTCAGTTTCTGATTTGGCATAAGAAAGGGGATAAAATGGCTCAAATTAAAATTACTTTGACTAAGTCTCCAATCGGACGCATTCCATCACAACGTAAAACTGTTGTAGCACTTGGACTTGGCAAATTGAACAGCTCTGTTATTAAAGAAGATAACGCTGCTATCCGTGGTATGATCACAGCAGTATCTCACTTGGTAACAGTTGAAGAAGTAAACTAATGAATTTTTAGGGGATGTGCACTATACCATCCCCTAAAACTAGATATAGTCATCTATGATGACGTCGTATAGGCGAGTTGATGGGGGAGACAACCTTTTCTCCCTTATCGGCGCTAGCATTTTACAAAAGAGGAGAAAATAAAAATGAAACTTCATGAATTGAAACCTGCAGAAGGTTCTCGTAAAGTACGTAACCGCGTTGGTCGTGGTACTTCATCAGGTAACGGTAAAACATCTGGTCGTGGTCAAAAAGGTCAAAAAGCTCGTAGCGGTGGCGGAGTTCGCCTTGGTTTTGAAGGTGGACAAACTCCATTGTTCCGTCGTCTTCCAAAACGTGGATTCACTAACATCAACGCTAAAGAATACGCAATTGTGAACCTTGACCAATTGAACGTCTTTGAAGATGGTGCTGAAGTTACTCCAGTTGTTCTTATCGAAGCAGGAATTGTTAAAGCTGAAAAATCAGGTGTTAAAGTTCTTGGTAACGGTGAGTTGACTAAGAAATTGACTGTGAAAGCAGCTAAATTCTCTAAATCAGCTGAAGAAGCTATCACTGCTAAAGGTGGTTCAGTAGAAGTCATCTAAGAGAGGTGACCTATGTTTTTTAAATTATTAAGAGAAGCTCTTAAAGTTAAGCAGGTTCGATCAAAAATTTTATTTACAATTTTTATCGTTTTGGTCTTTCGTATCGGAACTAGCATTACAGTTCCTGGTGTGAATGCCAATAGCTTGAATGCTTTAAGTGGATTATCCTTCTTAAACATGTTGAGTTTGGTCTCAGGGAATGCCATGAAAAACTTCTCAGTTTTTGCTCTTGGTGTTAGTCCCTACATTACGGCTTCTATCGTTGTCCAACTCTTGCAAATGGATATTTTACCCAAGTTTGTAGAGTGGGGTAAACAAGGGGAAGTAGGTCGAAGAAAATTAAATCAAGCTACTCGTTATATTGCTCTTGTTCTAGCCTTTGTGCAATCTATCGGGATTACAGCTGGTTTTAATACTTTGGCTGGAGCTCAATTGTTGAAAACAGCTCTTACTCCACAAGTCTTTATCATGATTGGTATCATCTTAACAGCTGGTAGTATGATTGTGACTTGGTTGGGAGAGCAAATTACAGATAAGGGATACGGGAATGGTGTTTCTATGATTATCTTTGCCGGGATTGTTGCCTCAATTCCAGAGATGATTCAGGGCATCTATGTGGACTACTTTGTGAATGTCCCAAGTAGCCGTATCAACTCATCTATCATTTTCGTAATCATTTTGATTATTACTGTATTGTTGATCATTTATTTTACAACTTATGTTCAACAAGCAGAATACAAAATTCCAATCCAATATACTAAGGTTGCACAAGGTGCTCCATCTAGCTCTTACCTTCCTTTGAAGGTAAACCCTGCTGGAGTTATCCCTGTTATCTTTGCAAGTTCGATTACTGCAGCGCCTGCGGCTATTCTTCAGTTTTTGAGCGCTACAGGTCATGATTGGGCTTGGGTAAGAACAGCACAAGAAATGCTGGCAACAACTTCACCAACTGGGATTGCCATGTATGCTTTGTTGATTATTCTCTTTACATTCTTCTATACGTTTGTACAGATTAATCCTGAAAAAGCAGCAGAGAACCTACAAAAGAGCGGTGCCTATATCCACGGAGTTCGTCCTGGTAAAGGTACAGAAGAATATATGTCTAAGCTTCTTCGTCGTCTTGCAACGGTTGGTTCCCTCTTCCTTGGTGTGATTTCCATTTTACCGATTGTAGCAAAAGATGTTTTCGGACTTTCAGAAGCAGTTGCTTTTGGAGGAACCAGTCTTTTGATCATTATCTCTACAGGTATTGAAGGAATCAAACAATTGGAAGGTTACCTATTGAAACGTAAGTATGTTGGTTTCATGGACAGAACAGAATAAAAGTATTTACAGAATCAGTAAATGCTGAGGGAGTGGAGGTTTAACTCTAACATTAGTGAGAGTTTGGTCTCCCCTCTTCTATTTTGTTTTTAAATAGGGGTGAAAAGACTTTTTGCTTCTATTTAAAAATAAAATAAGGAGATCTAATCATGAATCTTTTGATTATGGGCTTACCTGGTGCAGGTAAGGGAACTCAAGCAGCAAAAATCGTAGAACAATTCCATGTTGCACATATCTCAACAGGTGATATGTTCCGTGCTGCTATGGCAAATCAAACTGAAATGGGTGTTCTTGCCAAGTCATACATTGACAAGGGTGAATTGGTTCCTGACGAAGTTACAAATGGGATCGTAAAAGAACGTCTTTCACAAGATGATATTAAAGAAACAGGATTCTTGTTGGATGGTTACCCACGTACAATTGAACAAGCTCATGCCTTGGACAAAACATTGGCTGAACTTGGCATTGAACTAGAAGGTGTCATCAACATTGAAGTAAATCCAGACAGCCTCTTGGAACGTTTGAGTGGTCGTATTATCCACCGCGTAACTGGAGAAACTTTCCACAAGGTCTTTAACCCACCAGTTGACTATAAAGAAGAAGATTACTACCAACGTGAAGATGACAAACCTGAGACAGTGAAACGTCGTTTGGATGTGAATATTGCTCAAGGGGAACCAATCATTGCTCACTACCGTGCCAAAGGTTTGGTTCATGACATCGAAGGTAATCAAGATATCAATGATGTCTTCTCAGATATCGAAAAAGTATTGACAAATTTGAAATAAAGCGTTTTTCACACTTGCAAAAATCCGCTACAAATGTTATACTGAGATAGTCTGACTTATAATTGTTGTCTCTGTGTCTAGAGGCATCGAATCGAAATTTATGGAGGTGCTTTTGCGTGGCAAAAGACGATGTGATTGAAGTTGAAGGCAAAGTAGTTGATACAATGCCGAATGCAATGTTTACGGTTGAACTTGAAAATGGACATCAGATTTTAGCAACAGTTTCTGGTAAAATTCGTAAAAACTATATTCGTATTTTAGCGGGAGATCGTGTTACTGTCGAAATGAGTCCATATGACTTGACACGTGGACGTATCACTTACCGCTTTAAATAATCGAAAAACTTGGAGGGATAAGAAATGAAAGTAAGACCATCGGTCAAACCAATTTGCGAATACTGTAAAGTTATTCGTCGTAATGGTCGTGTTATGGTAATTTGCCCAGCAAATCCAAAACACAAACAACGTCAAGGATAAGATAGAAAGGAGAAAACATGGCTCGTATTGCTGGAGTTGACATTCCAAATGACAAACGCGTAGTAATCTCATTGACTTATGTTTATGGTATCGGACTTGCAACATCTAAGAAAATTTTGGCTGCTGCTGGAATCTCAGAAGATGTTCGTGTACGTGATCTTACATCAGATCAAGAAGATGCTATCCGTCGTGAAGTGGATGCAATCAAAGTTGAAGGTGACCTTCGTCGTGAAGTAAACTTGAACATCAAACGTTTGATGGAAATCGGTTCATACCGTGGTATCCGTCACCGTCGTGGACTTCCTGTCCGTGGACAAAACACTAAAAACAACGCTCGCACTCGTAAAGGTAAAGCTGTCGCGATCGCTGGTAAGAAAAAATAATATAGGAGGTAAAAGTCTTGGCTAAACCAACACGTAAACGTCGTGTGAAAAAGAATATCGAATCTGGTATTGCTCATATTCACGCTACATTTAATAACACTATTGTTATGATTACTGATGTGCATGGTAATGCAATTGCTTGGTCATCAGCTGGTGCTCTTGGTTTCAAAGGTTCTCGTAAATCTACACCATTCGCTGCTCAAATGGCTTCTGAAGCTGCTGCTAAATCTGCACAAGAACACGGTCTTAAATCAGTTGAAGTTACTGTAAAAGGTCCAGGTTCTGGTCGCGAGTCAGCTATTCGTGCGCTTGCTGCCGCTGGTCTTGAAGTAACAGCAATTCGTGATGTGACTCCAGTGCCACACAATGGTGCTCGTCCTCCAAAACGTCGCCGTGTATAATCATCGCATTACACTGCTTTTCGTTTAAGAGGGAGTAACTAAATGATCGAGTTTGAAAAACCAAATATAACAAAAATTGATGAAAATAAAGATTATGGCAAGTTTGTAATCGAACCACTTGAACGTGGCTACGGTACAACTCTTGGTAACTCTCTTCGTCGTGTACTTCTAGCTTCTCTACCAGGAGCAGCTGTGACATCTATCAACATTGATGGTGTGTTACATGAGTTTGACACAGTTCCAGGTGTTCGTGAAGACGTGATGCAAATCATTCTGAACATTAAAGGAATTGCAGTGAAATCGTACGTTGAAGACGAAAAAATCATCGAACTAGATGTTGAAGGTCCTGCTGAAGTAACAGCTGGTGACATTTTGACAGATAGCGATATTGAAATTGTAAATCCAGATCATTATCTCTTTACAATCGGTGAAGGTTCTTCTCTAAAAGCGACTATGACTGTTAACAGTGGTCGTGGATATGTACCTGCTGATGAAAATAAAAAGGATAATGCACCAGTTGGAACACTTGCTGTAGATTCTATTTATACACCAGTTACAAAAGTCAACTATCAAGTGGAACCTGCTCGTGTAGGTAGCAATGATGGATTTGACAAATTAACCCTTGAAATCTTGACAAATGGAACAATTATTCCAGAAGATGCTTTAGGGCTTTCAGCACGTATTTTGACAGAACATCTTGATTTGTTTACAAATCTTACTGAGATTGCTAAGTCAACTGAAGTGATGAAAGAAGCTGATACTGAATCTGACGACCGTATTTTGGATCGTACGATTGAGGAACTGGACTTGTCTGTGCGTTCATACAACTGTTTGAAACGTGCCGGTATCAATACTGTGCATGATTTGACAGAAAAATCTGAAGCAGAGATGATGAAAGTACGAAATCTTGGACGCAAGAGTTTGGAAGAAGTGAAACTCAAACTCATTGATTTGGGTCTTGGATTAAAAGATAAATAAAGGAGGAATACATGGCTTACCGTAAACTAGGACGCACTAGCTCACAACGTAAAGCAATGCTTCGCGATTTGACAACTGACCTTTTGATCAACGAATCAATCGTGACAACTGAAGCTCGTGCTAAAGAAATCCGTAAAACTGTTGAAAAAATGATTACTCTAGGTAAACGTGGTGATTTGCATGCACGTCGTCAAGCAGCTGCTTTCGTACGTAATGAAATCGCATCTGAAAACTATGATGAAGCAACTGATAAGTACACTTCTACTACAGCACTTCAAAAATTGTTCTCAGAAATCGCACCTCGTTATGCTGAACGTAACGGTGGATACACTCGTATCCTTAAAACTGAACCACGTCGTGGTGATGCAGCGCCAATGGCGATCATCGAATTAGTATAAAATCATCAATTTTGTTGAGTGTTATGATGATGGAGTCTTGTGCTCTTAGTCTAGCTCTGGTCTACCGCTAGGATTTCGGTCCTAGCGGGAACACTCATCATAAGTTGGGATAGTAGACGCTTGTTTACGAAATTGTTTTTTTCTTAAGAACAACTTCGTAAGCAGGCGTTTTTGAGTATTTTAGTTAGAATTATGCTATACTATTGAAAAGAATCCTGTTTAATGTTCAGGTTTCCTATTAAAAGAAGAATTGGAGTTTGCTTATGAAAGCGATTATAACTGTTGTTGGTAAAGATAAGTCTGGAATTGTTGCAGGTGTTTCTGGTAAAATTGCAGAATTGGGTTTAAATATTGATGATATCTCTCAAACTGTTTTGGATGAATATTTCACGATGATGGCTGTCGTCTCTAGCGATGAAAAGCAAGATTTTACCTATCTTCGTAATGAATTTGAAAGCTTTGGGCAAACTTTGAATGTAAAAATCAATATTCAGAGTGCAGCGATTTTCGAAGCTATGTTTAATATCTAGGAGGTTATCATGGATATTAGACAAGTTACTGAAACCATCGCCATGATTGAGGAGCAAAACTTCGATATCAGAACTATTACCATGGGGATTTCCCTATTAGACTGTATTGATCCAGATATCAATCGTGCTGCGGAGAAAATTTATCAAAAGATTACGAGCAAGGCAGCTAATTTAGCGGCTGTTGGTGATGAAATTGCGGCTGAGTTGGGAATTCCTATCGTTAATAAGCGTGTATCGGTGACTCCTATTTCTCTGATTGGAGCAGCGACAGATGCGACAGACTATGTGGTTCTGGCAAAAGCGCTTGATAAGGCTGCGAAAGAGATTGGAGTGGACTTTATTGGTGGTTTCTCTGCCTTGGTACAAAAAGGTTATCAAAAGGGAGATGAGA from Streptococcus mitis encodes:
- the rpsE gene encoding 30S ribosomal protein S5, giving the protein MAFKDNAVELEERVVAVNRVTKVVKGGRRLRFAALVVVGDHNGRVGFGTGKAQEVPEAIRKAVDDAKKNLIEVPMVGTTIPHEVLSEFGGAKVLLKPAVEGSGVAAGGAVRAVVELAGVADITSKSLGSNTPINIVRATVEGLKQLKRAEEVAALRGISVSDLA
- the rpmD gene encoding 50S ribosomal protein L30 — protein: MAQIKITLTKSPIGRIPSQRKTVVALGLGKLNSSVIKEDNAAIRGMITAVSHLVTVEEVN
- the rplO gene encoding 50S ribosomal protein L15: MKLHELKPAEGSRKVRNRVGRGTSSGNGKTSGRGQKGQKARSGGGVRLGFEGGQTPLFRRLPKRGFTNINAKEYAIVNLDQLNVFEDGAEVTPVVLIEAGIVKAEKSGVKVLGNGELTKKLTVKAAKFSKSAEEAITAKGGSVEVI
- the secY gene encoding preprotein translocase subunit SecY, producing MFFKLLREALKVKQVRSKILFTIFIVLVFRIGTSITVPGVNANSLNALSGLSFLNMLSLVSGNAMKNFSVFALGVSPYITASIVVQLLQMDILPKFVEWGKQGEVGRRKLNQATRYIALVLAFVQSIGITAGFNTLAGAQLLKTALTPQVFIMIGIILTAGSMIVTWLGEQITDKGYGNGVSMIIFAGIVASIPEMIQGIYVDYFVNVPSSRINSSIIFVIILIITVLLIIYFTTYVQQAEYKIPIQYTKVAQGAPSSSYLPLKVNPAGVIPVIFASSITAAPAAILQFLSATGHDWAWVRTAQEMLATTSPTGIAMYALLIILFTFFYTFVQINPEKAAENLQKSGAYIHGVRPGKGTEEYMSKLLRRLATVGSLFLGVISILPIVAKDVFGLSEAVAFGGTSLLIIISTGIEGIKQLEGYLLKRKYVGFMDRTE
- a CDS encoding adenylate kinase is translated as MNLLIMGLPGAGKGTQAAKIVEQFHVAHISTGDMFRAAMANQTEMGVLAKSYIDKGELVPDEVTNGIVKERLSQDDIKETGFLLDGYPRTIEQAHALDKTLAELGIELEGVINIEVNPDSLLERLSGRIIHRVTGETFHKVFNPPVDYKEEDYYQREDDKPETVKRRLDVNIAQGEPIIAHYRAKGLVHDIEGNQDINDVFSDIEKVLTNLK
- the infA gene encoding translation initiation factor IF-1, which codes for MAKDDVIEVEGKVVDTMPNAMFTVELENGHQILATVSGKIRKNYIRILAGDRVTVEMSPYDLTRGRITYRFK
- the rpmJ gene encoding 50S ribosomal protein L36, translating into MKVRPSVKPICEYCKVIRRNGRVMVICPANPKHKQRQG
- the rpsM gene encoding 30S ribosomal protein S13; amino-acid sequence: MARIAGVDIPNDKRVVISLTYVYGIGLATSKKILAAAGISEDVRVRDLTSDQEDAIRREVDAIKVEGDLRREVNLNIKRLMEIGSYRGIRHRRGLPVRGQNTKNNARTRKGKAVAIAGKKK
- the rpsK gene encoding 30S ribosomal protein S11, producing the protein MAKPTRKRRVKKNIESGIAHIHATFNNTIVMITDVHGNAIAWSSAGALGFKGSRKSTPFAAQMASEAAAKSAQEHGLKSVEVTVKGPGSGRESAIRALAAAGLEVTAIRDVTPVPHNGARPPKRRRV
- a CDS encoding DNA-directed RNA polymerase subunit alpha; this translates as MIEFEKPNITKIDENKDYGKFVIEPLERGYGTTLGNSLRRVLLASLPGAAVTSINIDGVLHEFDTVPGVREDVMQIILNIKGIAVKSYVEDEKIIELDVEGPAEVTAGDILTDSDIEIVNPDHYLFTIGEGSSLKATMTVNSGRGYVPADENKKDNAPVGTLAVDSIYTPVTKVNYQVEPARVGSNDGFDKLTLEILTNGTIIPEDALGLSARILTEHLDLFTNLTEIAKSTEVMKEADTESDDRILDRTIEELDLSVRSYNCLKRAGINTVHDLTEKSEAEMMKVRNLGRKSLEEVKLKLIDLGLGLKDK
- the rplQ gene encoding 50S ribosomal protein L17; this translates as MAYRKLGRTSSQRKAMLRDLTTDLLINESIVTTEARAKEIRKTVEKMITLGKRGDLHARRQAAAFVRNEIASENYDEATDKYTSTTALQKLFSEIAPRYAERNGGYTRILKTEPRRGDAAPMAIIELV
- a CDS encoding ACT domain-containing protein encodes the protein MKAIITVVGKDKSGIVAGVSGKIAELGLNIDDISQTVLDEYFTMMAVVSSDEKQDFTYLRNEFESFGQTLNVKINIQSAAIFEAMFNI